A single region of the Gossypium arboreum isolate Shixiya-1 chromosome 12, ASM2569848v2, whole genome shotgun sequence genome encodes:
- the LOC108478264 gene encoding probable calcium-binding protein CML27: MENTDELKRVFDQFDANKDGQISITELRDVLKAMGSNYSEEELKRVMEDIDSDQDGYINFSEFSTFWSTSSDAVNAASELREAFDLYDQNKNGLISATELHQVLNRLGMTCSADDCVGMIKSVDSDGDGHVNFEEFRKMMNASSIPGNGDGSKP, encoded by the coding sequence ATGGAAAACACAGACGAACTCAAGAGGGTGTTCGATCAATTCGACGCCAACAAAGACGGGCAAATCTCTATTACGGAGCTCCGCGACGTATTGAAGGCAATGGGATCCAACTACTCAGAGGAAGAGCTCAAGCGTGTCATGGAAGACATCGACAGCGATCAAGACGGTTACATCAACTTCTCCGAATTCTCCACTTTCTGGTCCACTTCTTCCGACGCCGTTAACGCCGCTTCGGAGTTGCGCGAGGCCTTCGATTTGTACGATCAGAACAAGAACGGCCTGATCTCGGCAACCGAGTTGCACCAGGTCTTGAATCGGCTGGGGATGACGTGTTCAGCCGATGATTGCGTCGGGATGATCAAGTCCGTCGATTCGGACGGCGACGGGCACGTTAATTTCGAGGAGTTTCGGAAGATGATGAATGCTTCTTCGATTCCTGGCAATGGCGACGGATCTAAGCCGTAG